A genomic region of Friedmanniella luteola contains the following coding sequences:
- the groES gene encoding co-chaperone GroES translates to MATTIKPLEDRILVQPLEAEQTTASGLVIPDTAKEKPQEGKVIATGPGRVDDNGNRVPLDVAEGDVVIFSKYGGTEVKYDGKELLLLNARDILAVVSK, encoded by the coding sequence GTGGCCACCACGATCAAGCCGCTCGAGGACCGCATCCTCGTTCAGCCGCTCGAAGCAGAGCAGACCACCGCCTCCGGCCTGGTCATCCCCGACACCGCCAAGGAGAAGCCGCAGGAGGGCAAGGTCATCGCGACCGGACCCGGCCGCGTCGACGACAACGGCAACCGCGTGCCCCTCGACGTCGCCGAGGGTGACGTCGTCATCTTCAGCAAGTACGGCGGCACCGAGGTGAAGTACGACGGCAAGGAGCTGCTGCTCCTGAACGCGCGCGACATCCTCGCCGTCGTCTCCAAGTAG
- a CDS encoding class I SAM-dependent methyltransferase translates to MTAPALPPGLTAEALADAVAEPDPDGLAAATRLRAAHGSAVGAAALHQASLRRRARQKFGDRAATLFFTRDGLEQATRPAVAAHHAARLVAAGAARVVDLGCGIGTDALAFADAGLEVVAVERDPGTAAVAAANLGERGQVLCADAEAVAAELLTPGTAAFCDPARRSGSGRLWRVTDFTPSWDLVTTLLAGDRVAGVKLGPALPHTLVPTTAEAEWVTHDGDTVEVGLWAGPGARPDLDVATLLPGARLEVPRPGPGRPAEPLPVGPVGRYLFEPDGAVIRARGVGPLGRRLGAHLLNPEIAYLSGDTAEETPFATAFEVLDVLGAGEKTLRRWVREHEVGTLEIKKRGVDVDPAVLRRRLAPRGPGRATLVLSRTPSGAVALVVRRLGHG, encoded by the coding sequence GTGACCGCACCCGCGCTGCCCCCCGGGCTGACCGCCGAGGCGCTGGCCGACGCGGTGGCCGAGCCGGACCCCGACGGGCTGGCCGCCGCCACCCGGCTGCGGGCGGCGCACGGGTCCGCCGTCGGGGCCGCCGCCCTGCACCAGGCCTCGCTGCGCCGGCGGGCGCGGCAGAAGTTCGGCGATCGGGCGGCGACCCTGTTCTTCACCCGGGACGGCCTCGAGCAGGCGACGCGGCCGGCCGTCGCCGCCCACCACGCGGCCCGGCTGGTCGCCGCAGGCGCGGCCCGCGTGGTGGACCTGGGCTGCGGGATCGGGACCGACGCCCTCGCCTTCGCGGACGCGGGGCTGGAGGTCGTCGCCGTCGAGCGCGACCCCGGGACGGCCGCGGTCGCCGCGGCCAACCTGGGGGAGCGGGGGCAGGTGCTGTGCGCCGACGCCGAGGCGGTGGCGGCCGAGCTCCTGACGCCCGGCACCGCCGCCTTCTGCGACCCCGCCCGGCGCAGCGGCAGCGGTCGGCTCTGGCGGGTCACCGACTTCACCCCCTCGTGGGACCTCGTCACCACACTGCTCGCCGGCGACCGGGTGGCCGGGGTCAAGCTCGGACCCGCCCTGCCGCACACCCTGGTGCCGACGACGGCCGAGGCCGAGTGGGTGACCCACGACGGCGACACCGTCGAGGTCGGGCTCTGGGCCGGGCCCGGCGCCCGGCCGGACCTCGACGTGGCCACGCTGCTCCCGGGCGCCCGGCTCGAGGTGCCGCGCCCCGGGCCCGGCCGGCCGGCCGAGCCGCTGCCGGTCGGCCCGGTCGGGCGCTACCTGTTCGAGCCGGACGGGGCGGTGATCCGGGCGCGGGGGGTGGGCCCGCTGGGCCGCCGACTCGGCGCCCACCTGCTGAACCCCGAGATCGCCTACCTCAGCGGCGACACCGCCGAGGAGACCCCGTTCGCCACCGCCTTCGAGGTGCTCGACGTGCTGGGCGCCGGGGAGAAGACGCTGCGCCGCTGGGTCCGCGAGCACGAGGTCGGCACCCTCGAGATCAAGAAGCGCGGCGTCGACGTCGACCCGGCGGTGCTGCGGCGACGGCTCGCGCCGCGCGGCCCGGGACGGGCGACGCTGGTGCTCTCCCGGACGCCGTCCGGGGCCGTCGCCCTGGTCGTGCGCCGGCTCGGCCACGGCTGA
- the tsaE gene encoding tRNA (adenosine(37)-N6)-threonylcarbamoyltransferase complex ATPase subunit type 1 TsaE produces MSTSVSDLVVSVAEQDDATGMVEVIHAAFGARPPLDPPSTASAETADSLTATLARGTGVYAEVGGRPAGVLLVVPTAPGVASFQRVSVHPDFQRHGIASALVHVAEELAARAGHRRVELFARSEFGQLITFWEHRGYRVDRPAPHGVVLAKDLPVVVVVPSGAAMQDLGERLASLLRPGDLLIATGGLGAGKTTLTQGLGRGLDTSGPVISPTFVLSRIHPPRGSGPALVHVDAYRLQSAEELDDLDLDATLADAVTVVEWGAGLAEGLAPDLLEIEIAVRPAPDADDDVRLVALHGVGPRWADVDLHALRGPRG; encoded by the coding sequence GTGAGCACCTCGGTATCTGATCTCGTGGTCTCGGTGGCGGAGCAGGACGATGCCACCGGGATGGTCGAGGTCATCCACGCCGCCTTCGGTGCCCGGCCGCCCCTCGACCCGCCGTCGACGGCGAGCGCGGAGACGGCCGACTCGCTCACCGCCACGCTGGCCCGTGGCACCGGCGTCTACGCCGAGGTCGGTGGACGCCCGGCCGGCGTGCTGCTGGTCGTCCCGACCGCTCCCGGCGTCGCCAGCTTCCAGCGGGTCTCGGTGCACCCCGACTTCCAGCGGCACGGCATCGCCTCCGCCCTGGTGCACGTCGCCGAGGAGCTGGCCGCGCGGGCGGGTCACCGCCGCGTCGAGCTGTTCGCCCGCTCCGAGTTCGGGCAGCTGATCACCTTCTGGGAGCACCGCGGCTACCGCGTCGACCGGCCCGCGCCCCACGGCGTCGTGCTGGCCAAGGACCTGCCCGTGGTCGTGGTGGTGCCCAGCGGGGCGGCCATGCAGGACCTGGGCGAGCGGCTGGCGTCCCTGCTGCGGCCCGGGGACCTGCTGATCGCCACCGGTGGTCTCGGCGCCGGCAAGACCACCCTGACCCAGGGCCTCGGCCGCGGTCTCGACACCAGCGGCCCCGTCATCTCCCCCACCTTCGTGCTGTCCCGGATCCACCCGCCGCGGGGCAGCGGCCCCGCCCTGGTGCACGTCGACGCGTACCGGCTGCAGAGCGCGGAGGAGCTCGACGACCTCGACCTCGACGCCACCCTCGCCGACGCCGTCACCGTCGTCGAGTGGGGCGCCGGGCTCGCCGAGGGGCTGGCGCCGGACCTTCTGGAGATCGAGATCGCCGTCCGGCCCGCCCCCGACGCCGACGACGACGTCCGGCTGGTCGCGCTGCACGGGGTGGGGCCCCGCTGGGCCGACGTCGACCTGCACGCGCTGCGGGGTCCCCGTGGCTGA
- the groL gene encoding chaperonin GroEL (60 kDa chaperone family; promotes refolding of misfolded polypeptides especially under stressful conditions; forms two stacked rings of heptamers to form a barrel-shaped 14mer; ends can be capped by GroES; misfolded proteins enter the barrel where they are refolded when GroES binds), whose protein sequence is MAKILQFNEEARRSLERGVDTLANTVKVTLGPKGRYVVLDKKWGAPTITNDGVTVAREVELDDPYENLGAQLAKEVATKTNDVAGDGTTTATVLAQALVHEGLKAVASGANPIGLKRGIDAAVAAVVERLRENAREVQTTSDMASVATISARDEVIGELIADAFDKVGKDGVITVDESNTMGTELEFTEGMQFDKGYLSPYFVTDAERMEAVLDDPYILINSGKISSMTELLPLLEKVIGASGTLFIVAEDVDGEALSTLVVNKIRGTFTSVAVKAPAFGDRRKAMLEDIATLTGAQVVAPEVGLKLDQVGLEVLGRARRIVVTKDNTTIVDGSGSSDEVKARVAQLQAEIERTDSDWDREKLQERVAKLAGGVCVIKVGAATEVELKEKKHRIEDAVSATRAAIEEGIVAGGGSALIHAVEALKGDLGLTGDERTGVAIVRKSAVEPLRWIAENGGEPGYVVTAKVAELQPGSGYNAATGEYVDLIAAGVIDPVKVTRSALANAASIASLLLTTETLVVEKPEEEEPAAAGGHGHSH, encoded by the coding sequence ATGGCAAAGATCCTCCAGTTCAACGAGGAGGCCCGCCGCTCTCTCGAGCGCGGCGTCGACACCCTCGCGAACACCGTCAAGGTCACGCTCGGCCCGAAGGGCCGCTACGTGGTGCTCGACAAGAAGTGGGGCGCTCCCACCATCACGAACGACGGCGTGACCGTCGCCCGTGAGGTCGAGCTCGACGACCCCTACGAGAACCTCGGCGCGCAGCTCGCCAAGGAGGTCGCCACCAAGACCAACGACGTCGCCGGTGACGGCACGACGACGGCCACGGTGCTCGCCCAGGCGCTCGTGCACGAGGGCCTCAAGGCCGTCGCGTCCGGCGCCAACCCGATCGGCCTCAAGCGCGGCATCGACGCGGCGGTCGCCGCTGTCGTCGAGCGCCTGCGGGAGAACGCCCGCGAGGTGCAGACCACCTCGGACATGGCGAGCGTCGCCACCATCTCCGCCCGCGACGAGGTCATCGGCGAGCTTATCGCCGACGCCTTCGACAAGGTCGGCAAGGACGGCGTCATCACCGTCGACGAGTCCAACACGATGGGCACCGAACTCGAGTTTACCGAGGGCATGCAGTTCGACAAGGGCTACCTCTCGCCGTACTTCGTGACCGACGCCGAGCGGATGGAGGCCGTCCTGGACGACCCCTACATCCTCATCAACTCGGGCAAGATCTCCTCGATGACCGAGCTGCTGCCGCTGCTCGAGAAGGTCATCGGCGCCTCCGGCACGCTCTTCATCGTGGCCGAGGACGTCGACGGCGAGGCCCTGTCCACCCTCGTGGTGAACAAGATCCGCGGCACCTTCACCTCCGTGGCCGTCAAGGCCCCGGCGTTCGGTGACCGTCGCAAGGCCATGCTCGAGGACATCGCCACCCTCACGGGTGCGCAGGTCGTCGCTCCCGAGGTCGGGCTGAAGCTCGACCAGGTCGGCCTCGAGGTGCTGGGCCGCGCCCGGCGCATCGTGGTCACCAAGGACAACACGACGATCGTCGACGGGTCCGGCAGCTCCGACGAGGTCAAGGCCCGCGTCGCCCAGCTGCAGGCCGAGATCGAGCGGACCGACTCCGACTGGGACCGCGAGAAGCTGCAGGAGCGGGTCGCCAAGCTCGCCGGCGGCGTCTGCGTGATCAAGGTCGGCGCGGCCACCGAGGTCGAGCTCAAGGAGAAGAAGCACCGGATCGAGGACGCCGTCTCCGCGACGCGCGCCGCGATCGAGGAGGGCATCGTCGCCGGTGGCGGCTCTGCGCTCATCCACGCCGTCGAGGCGCTCAAGGGCGACCTCGGCCTCACGGGTGACGAGCGGACCGGCGTCGCCATCGTCCGCAAGTCGGCCGTCGAGCCGCTGCGCTGGATCGCCGAGAACGGTGGCGAGCCGGGCTACGTCGTCACCGCCAAGGTCGCCGAGCTGCAGCCCGGCAGCGGGTACAACGCCGCCACGGGTGAGTACGTCGACCTGATCGCGGCCGGGGTCATCGACCCCGTCAAGGTCACGCGTTCGGCCCTGGCCAACGCGGCGTCCATCGCCTCGCTGCTGCTCACCACGGAGACCCTCGTGGTGGAGAAGCCCGAGGAGGAGGAGCCGGCCGCCGCCGGTGGCCACGGTCACAGCCACTGA
- the tsaD gene encoding tRNA (adenosine(37)-N6)-threonylcarbamoyltransferase complex transferase subunit TsaD, which yields MSGPLILGLESSCDETGVGLVRGHQLLANEVASSVEEHVRFGGVVPEVASRAHLEAMVPTLERACATADVDLAEIDGIAVTAGPGLMGALVVGLASAKALALALDKPLYGVNHLAGHVAVDLLDHGSLPQPCIALLVSGGHTSLLWVEDMASSITELGSTVDDAAGEAYDKVARVLGLPYPGGPVIDRAATGDPRAIAFPRGLTASKDQERHRFNFSFSGVKTAVARWVETRQRHGEDVPLADVAASFQEAVCDVLSAKAVDACLATDTPALLIGGGVAANSRLRALLEERTAAHGIELRTPRPALCTDNGAMIAVLGSEIVTAGGRPSGLDIGADSSLPVQTILL from the coding sequence GTGAGCGGACCCCTGATCCTGGGCCTGGAGTCCTCCTGCGACGAGACCGGCGTCGGACTCGTCCGCGGCCACCAGCTGCTGGCCAACGAGGTGGCCTCCAGCGTCGAGGAGCACGTCCGTTTCGGCGGGGTGGTGCCGGAGGTGGCCAGCCGGGCGCACCTGGAGGCCATGGTGCCGACCCTGGAGCGCGCCTGCGCGACGGCCGACGTCGACCTGGCCGAGATCGACGGCATCGCCGTGACCGCCGGCCCGGGCCTGATGGGAGCCCTCGTCGTCGGCCTGGCCAGTGCCAAGGCGCTGGCGCTCGCCCTGGACAAGCCGCTCTACGGCGTCAACCACCTGGCCGGCCACGTGGCGGTCGACCTGCTGGACCACGGCTCGCTGCCGCAGCCCTGCATCGCGCTGCTGGTCTCCGGAGGGCACACCTCGCTGCTCTGGGTGGAGGACATGGCCAGCTCCATCACCGAGCTCGGCTCCACCGTCGACGACGCCGCCGGGGAGGCCTACGACAAGGTCGCCCGGGTGCTCGGGCTGCCCTACCCGGGCGGGCCGGTCATCGACCGCGCCGCCACGGGCGACCCGCGGGCCATCGCCTTCCCCCGCGGGCTGACCGCGAGCAAGGACCAGGAGCGGCACCGCTTCAACTTCTCGTTCTCCGGCGTCAAGACCGCGGTCGCCCGCTGGGTGGAGACCCGGCAGCGTCACGGGGAGGACGTACCGCTCGCCGACGTCGCCGCCAGCTTCCAGGAGGCCGTCTGCGACGTGCTCAGCGCCAAGGCCGTCGACGCCTGCCTCGCCACGGACACCCCCGCCCTGCTCATCGGCGGCGGGGTCGCCGCCAACAGCCGGCTGCGGGCGCTCCTCGAGGAGCGCACCGCCGCGCACGGCATCGAGCTGCGCACGCCGCGGCCGGCGCTGTGCACCGACAACGGGGCGATGATCGCCGTGCTCGGCTCGGAGATCGTCACGGCCGGCGGCCGGCCCTCCGGGCTCGACATCGGCGCCGACTCCTCGCTCCCGGTCCAGACCATCCTGCTCTGA
- the tsaB gene encoding tRNA (adenosine(37)-N6)-threonylcarbamoyltransferase complex dimerization subunit type 1 TsaB, with protein sequence MAEPLVLALDTSTTVAVGLARGAEVLAVAGVADRRAHVEQLTPLVQRCLADAGVRAGELDQLVVGLGPGPFTGLRVGIVTAQVLASALRRPWRGVCSLDVLARQHVLEHRDREQVGRAFVVATDARRREVYWARYDAEGVRVDGPRVSAPGEVPKLPVVGPAADVYPDVLDAVIGPRTLDAGVLAAHGPDLPDAGREPLYLRRPDAAEPTRRKSVLAPQGPR encoded by the coding sequence GTGGCTGAGCCGCTGGTCCTGGCGCTCGACACCTCCACCACCGTCGCCGTCGGGCTCGCCCGGGGGGCGGAGGTCCTCGCGGTGGCCGGCGTCGCGGACCGCCGGGCCCACGTCGAGCAGCTCACCCCCCTGGTCCAGCGCTGCCTCGCCGACGCCGGCGTACGGGCGGGCGAGCTCGACCAGCTGGTCGTCGGCCTCGGACCCGGGCCGTTCACCGGGCTCCGGGTGGGCATCGTCACCGCCCAGGTGCTCGCCTCGGCGCTCCGCCGCCCGTGGCGCGGGGTGTGCAGCCTGGACGTCCTCGCCCGCCAGCACGTCCTCGAGCACCGCGACCGCGAGCAGGTGGGCCGGGCCTTCGTGGTCGCCACCGACGCCCGGCGTCGCGAGGTCTACTGGGCGCGCTACGACGCCGAGGGCGTGCGCGTGGACGGACCGCGGGTCAGCGCACCGGGCGAGGTCCCGAAGCTGCCCGTCGTCGGACCCGCCGCCGACGTCTACCCCGACGTCCTCGACGCCGTGATCGGACCCAGGACCCTCGACGCGGGCGTGCTGGCCGCGCACGGGCCCGACCTGCCCGACGCCGGCCGGGAGCCGCTCTACCTCCGCCGGCCCGACGCGGCGGAGCCCACCCGACGCAAGTCCGTGCTGGCGCCCCAGGGACCCCGGTGA
- a CDS encoding metallophosphoesterase: MNTQHAPSTRPARVRPAVAVGVAGLLALTTAALVPATATAATPAPSCSAFNDPVYTVVKPSNGASLTTPWTGEADKAAAAGYTEDQGVAFRASTVPGPGLVPVHRMYRSDPQDYIFTRSTTELVSAAQRFDYDDQGVTFYVSKVGSDCLKPVERFRKGTLHRLAASAARQAALEADGWEYENVAFYAASASGAEEPATPTTPTPPPTTTPGTAGAFSFAIIPDTQNEVLASGDRRLTNRNQWLARQKDLAFVAQTGDLVNWDTPDHRQMAMAKNSMDVLEDADIPYTVSVGNHDTMATGVGGSARDPQNTRALQRDTSTFNSYFKASDFGAVAGTYESGKVDNVYSTYSAGGLQWMVLSLEFCPRPGVVAWAKKVVASHPDHNVLISTHSYQNGGGGLDGSNQGYGDTSGQQLFDQLVSQYPNIKMVFSGHVGLAQRARVDTGKNGNKIYSFLTTMHDGVTNPVRMFDVDPADGTVSTRIYAPLTGTTWGAYTQTLTGVQFVR; the protein is encoded by the coding sequence ATGAACACGCAGCACGCACCATCGACCAGACCTGCCAGGGTCCGTCCGGCCGTCGCCGTCGGCGTCGCCGGGCTGCTGGCCCTGACCACCGCCGCACTCGTCCCGGCCACCGCCACCGCTGCCACGCCGGCCCCGAGCTGCTCTGCGTTCAACGACCCGGTGTACACCGTGGTCAAGCCGAGCAACGGCGCCAGCCTCACCACCCCGTGGACCGGCGAGGCCGACAAGGCCGCGGCCGCGGGCTACACCGAGGACCAGGGTGTCGCGTTCCGGGCGTCGACCGTTCCCGGACCCGGGCTGGTGCCGGTGCACCGGATGTACCGGTCCGACCCGCAGGACTACATCTTCACCCGGTCCACCACCGAGCTGGTCTCGGCGGCCCAGCGGTTCGACTACGACGACCAGGGCGTCACCTTCTACGTGTCCAAGGTCGGCTCGGACTGCCTCAAGCCCGTCGAGCGCTTCCGCAAGGGCACCCTCCACCGGCTCGCCGCCAGCGCGGCGCGGCAGGCCGCGCTCGAGGCGGACGGCTGGGAGTACGAGAACGTCGCCTTCTACGCCGCGTCCGCCAGCGGCGCGGAGGAGCCGGCGACGCCGACCACCCCGACGCCGCCGCCCACCACGACGCCGGGAACGGCCGGAGCGTTCAGCTTCGCGATCATCCCGGACACCCAGAACGAGGTCCTGGCCAGCGGGGACCGCCGGCTGACGAACCGGAACCAGTGGCTGGCGCGCCAGAAGGACCTCGCCTTCGTGGCCCAGACCGGCGACCTGGTCAACTGGGACACCCCGGACCACCGGCAGATGGCGATGGCGAAGAACAGCATGGACGTCCTCGAGGACGCCGACATCCCCTACACGGTCTCGGTCGGGAACCACGACACGATGGCCACGGGCGTCGGCGGCTCGGCCCGCGACCCGCAGAACACCCGCGCCCTGCAGCGCGACACGTCGACGTTCAACAGCTACTTCAAGGCGAGCGACTTCGGCGCCGTGGCGGGGACGTACGAGTCGGGCAAGGTCGACAACGTCTACTCCACCTACTCCGCCGGCGGGCTGCAGTGGATGGTGCTGAGCCTGGAGTTCTGCCCGCGCCCCGGCGTGGTCGCCTGGGCCAAGAAGGTCGTGGCCTCGCACCCGGACCACAACGTGCTGATCAGCACCCACAGCTACCAGAACGGCGGCGGCGGGCTCGACGGCAGCAACCAGGGCTACGGCGACACGAGCGGCCAGCAGCTGTTCGACCAGCTCGTCAGCCAGTACCCGAACATCAAGATGGTCTTCTCCGGCCACGTCGGGCTGGCCCAGCGGGCCCGCGTCGACACCGGCAAGAACGGGAACAAGATCTACTCGTTCCTGACCACGATGCACGACGGCGTGACCAACCCGGTCCGGATGTTCGACGTCGACCCGGCCGACGGCACCGTGTCGACCCGCATCTACGCCCCGCTCACGGGCACCACCTGGGGTGCCTACACCCAGACCCTGACGGGCGTGCAGTTCGTCCGCTGA
- a CDS encoding GNAT family N-acetyltransferase has protein sequence MTGGAAAVSITPARRDDLPAVLALERVGFPEPEQWSERSWAGELLGEGRTVLLARAGQVVGVVAFRTTGEHADLHRLVVAPGHRREGLGTALVLAGLDAVRHLGARAVLLEVDYDNEPAIALYQHLGFEQLTARRDYYGPGQDALILKLYDLDTWPARYAAQLGEEAAERAQQGSRPAPVVPPPPAVPADTEEQP, from the coding sequence GTGACCGGCGGCGCCGCCGCGGTCAGCATCACCCCGGCCCGCCGCGACGACCTGCCGGCCGTGCTGGCGCTGGAGCGCGTCGGCTTCCCCGAGCCGGAGCAGTGGAGCGAGCGCAGCTGGGCCGGTGAGCTGCTGGGGGAGGGCCGGACCGTGCTGCTGGCCCGCGCCGGGCAGGTCGTCGGGGTCGTCGCCTTCCGCACCACCGGCGAGCACGCCGACCTGCACCGGCTGGTCGTCGCCCCCGGCCACCGGCGCGAGGGGCTCGGCACCGCGCTCGTCCTGGCCGGGCTGGACGCCGTCCGCCACCTGGGCGCCCGCGCGGTCCTGCTCGAGGTGGACTACGACAACGAGCCGGCCATCGCGCTCTACCAGCACCTCGGGTTCGAGCAGCTGACTGCCCGCCGCGACTACTACGGCCCGGGCCAGGACGCGCTGATCCTCAAGCTCTACGACCTCGACACCTGGCCGGCGCGGTACGCCGCCCAGCTCGGGGAGGAGGCCGCGGAGCGGGCGCAGCAGGGCTCCCGGCCGGCTCCCGTCGTCCCGCCGCCACCAGCCGTCCCCGCCGACACCGAGGAGCAGCCGTGA
- a CDS encoding sigma-70 family RNA polymerase sigma factor — MTDHDQFDPAIVARAQTGDEVALHALLAAVRPVVLRYCRSRLRSYAGGAEAADDVAQETCVAVLDVLPRYQQQGAPFAAFVYGIAAHKVADAQRGFRRAAVLVEEMPDQTEPSPTPEEQAVSAAVVRATNDLLARLPPRTQQVLLLRAGGLSADAVGERLGMTANAVRVAQHRGVAKLRHLIEGSDEHRELLAGFLRPAVAPVELGLAAGF, encoded by the coding sequence GTGACCGATCACGACCAGTTCGACCCGGCGATCGTGGCCCGGGCCCAGACCGGGGACGAGGTGGCGCTGCACGCGCTCCTCGCGGCGGTGCGGCCGGTGGTGCTGCGCTACTGCCGGTCGCGGCTCCGCAGCTACGCCGGCGGTGCCGAGGCGGCCGACGACGTCGCCCAGGAGACCTGCGTCGCCGTGCTCGACGTGCTGCCCCGCTACCAGCAGCAGGGTGCGCCGTTCGCCGCCTTCGTCTACGGCATCGCCGCGCACAAGGTCGCCGACGCCCAGCGCGGCTTCCGCCGGGCGGCCGTGCTGGTCGAGGAGATGCCCGACCAGACCGAGCCCTCACCGACGCCGGAGGAGCAGGCCGTCTCGGCGGCCGTCGTCCGGGCCACCAACGACCTGCTGGCCCGGCTGCCGCCACGGACCCAGCAGGTGCTGCTGCTCCGCGCCGGCGGCCTCAGCGCCGACGCCGTCGGGGAGCGGCTGGGCATGACCGCCAACGCCGTGCGCGTCGCCCAGCACCGCGGGGTGGCCAAGCTGCGGCACCTCATCGAGGGCTCCGACGAGCACCGCGAGCTGCTCGCCGGCTTCCTCCGGCCGGCGGTGGCACCGGTCGAGCTGGGGCTGGCCGCCGGGTTCTGA